TGTCATCTCCCTCCTCAGGGACGCCCTGCTCGTCCTGCCCCCGCCGGTCTTCATCGTCGTTGCCGCTGTCCTGGTCTGGTTTATCAGCCGCCGGAACACGCATCTCGCCGTCGGTTCGGCCCTCGGGCTGCTGCTCGTCTGGGACCTGCACCTCTGGGATCTCTCGATGGAGACGCTGGCGCTCGTGATCGCCTCGACGCTCCTCGCCCTTCTCATCGGGATCCCGACCGGGATTCTGGCAGCGCACTCTGAGATGGCGAACCGGGCGCTCAAGCCGGTCCTGGATCTGATGCAGACGATGCCGGCGTTCGTCTATCTGATCCCGGCGGTCATCTTCTTCGGCCTGGGCAACGTCCCCGGCATGATCGCCACGGTCGTGTTTGCGATGCCGCCGGTGATCAGGCTCACGGCGCTCGGCATCCTGCAGGTGCCTCGCGACCTGATCGAACTTGCCGAGGCGTTCGGGACGACCGAACGGCAGAAACTCATCAAAGTACAGCTCCCCCTCGCCATGCCGACGATCATGGCCGGGGTAAACCAGTGCATCATGATGGCCCTCTCGATGGTGGTCATCGCCGCCATGATCGGTGCGCGGGGGCTCGGCTACAAGGTGCTCGAAGGGATCCAGCGTCTCGATATCGGCACCGGCTTTGAAGCCGGGCTTGCGATCGTGATCCTGGCGATCATCCTGGACCGCCTGACCCAGAGCCTCATCGCCGGGCGAGAGGGTAACCAATGAAACGGAGTATTCATATGAAGCGAAAAAATTTGTTAGGAACTGTCCTTTTAGGAATTGTTGCAGTGTGTTTTGTCCTGACGGCAGGATGCACCGGATCCGACGGCGGTGCATCACCGTCCGAGGATAAATCGATCAGCATCGGCTACGTCCTCTGGGACTCTGAGATCTCGAGCACCAATGTGCTCAAGCAGGCCTTCGAGGGGGCGGGCTATACGGTGGAGATCACCGCTGTCGATGCAGCGCCCCTATACCAGGGGCTTGCGGCCGGCAATTTCGACTGCACGGTCTCGTCGTGGCTGCCTGCCACACACAAGACCTACATGGAAACCTATGGCGATTCGATCGTGATG
Above is a window of Methanofollis tationis DNA encoding:
- a CDS encoding ABC transporter permease — its product is MNLPKVPIGDAVEVLVSWIEGTFGWLLNGISGALGFVISLLRDALLVLPPPVFIVVAAVLVWFISRRNTHLAVGSALGLLLVWDLHLWDLSMETLALVIASTLLALLIGIPTGILAAHSEMANRALKPVLDLMQTMPAFVYLIPAVIFFGLGNVPGMIATVVFAMPPVIRLTALGILQVPRDLIELAEAFGTTERQKLIKVQLPLAMPTIMAGVNQCIMMALSMVVIAAMIGARGLGYKVLEGIQRLDIGTGFEAGLAIVILAIILDRLTQSLIAGREGNQ